Proteins encoded within one genomic window of Macrobrachium nipponense isolate FS-2020 chromosome 9, ASM1510439v2, whole genome shotgun sequence:
- the LOC135218211 gene encoding uncharacterized protein LOC135218211: protein MGAAEIIVNEISLAALAPPHRQKPQTPAPHFAPPPHQPNNNRCARKGLPTTPKPRHSRNCPPPPPSHRRRHRLPPRQSPAPALPPNHHHPQRSTAQPSPTPTNCSSEPPRLPHPPRPTTATTKPQLQPPAPPTTPILHQHCPPPPPTPVPVLHPPPNPTPSTSTSLPPPQNLAPAPPPHHRHQPPTQCQHRPPHHQPPRQHQTLTTINTSTSTGPPTSTYPRAGIGPLPPLTQRQQCPPTTTNPVPTPSLQQAPIPELPPTPTTTVSSAGTVPALPTTTNITSASKAPTINVPSPSSPPTTTTIPGPALAPTTTIPSAGTAPHHHVHHHQPRHRTPNPPHHPPHGTETPTTTIPSAGTAPHYHDHIISPSTAPPHHHPHPTPPPPPPTTTIPPPPPPTTTPTILGPSCHCHPHHHHPPATAPPPPTSQSPHPHHPSLSPSPPPLPLPPPQAPSPRPPCAAPPTTTSLAPCHHTLSPPPSPAPASPPSPSQPPSPPNPLHPYHHQSHPSPPATAPPPTTPSPCHCTTTTTFPHPPPLPPPPRTIPSPPCYQHPHHHHPCPRATTPPPPSLPPRHRIRIHTTTISGPLATAPPLPPSPLTTTPPPPSPGPRRRTAHQHHHPRHSGAGTAHHHHPPPTPAPGPPTTTNNPSASTSPPPPPTSALHCPTIAHHQLQHRNLPSSTISRPHHRHHQPSSITSPPPTTTNPCTGTAPPPLTTPVLAPPPPPPTRVPAPGPPTTTNPSTSTYPRAGTRPPTTTKPSASNALQPPPNPVRSLSGTATTKPPVLATPPAPPPPPQAPCHQPPPPPPTPCWHLAGPQPPQPQCWHRPPHHHHRSPALAPHHHHNPAPRTSPPPHHQPSAGTGPPPSTPAAGTTTTNPAPHQPPTTKPSAGTAPHHHHPAPAPAPPPPTPHVLAPPPPPPTQCWHRSTTNPSAGTAPLHHHHQPQHQHQHPPHHQPQRRHRLPPPPSQIQHPTSPTPAQARPPPVPAQPPATTIPGPGTGTPPLTPSAGTTPPQP from the exons CACTGGCACCGCCCCACCGCCAAAAACCCCAAACCCCAGCGCCGCACTttgcccccccaccccaccaaccaAACAACAACAGATGTGCAAGAAAAGGCCTCCCAACCACCCCCAAACCCCGCCATAGCAGGAACtgtccaccaccaccaccatcccaCAGGCGCCGGCACCGCTTACCACCAAGACAATCCCCAGCGCCAGCACTGCCCCCCAACCACCACCATCCTCAGCGCTCCACTGCCCAACCATCGCCCACCCCCACCAACTGCAGCTCCGAACCTCCGcgcctcccccacccaccccgcccCACCACCGCCACCACTAAACCCCAGCTCCAGCCACCAGCCCCCCCCACCACACCAATCCTGCATCAGCActgcccccccccaccaccaaccccAGTGCCAGTACTGCACCCACCACCCAACCCAACCCCAAGCACCAGCACCAGCCTCCCACCACCACAAAACCTAGCGCCAGCACCGCCCCCCCACCACCGCCACCAGCCACCAACCCAGTGCCAGCACCGGCCCCCCCACCACCAGCCCCCGCGCCAGCACCAAACCCTCACCACCATTAACACCAGCACGAGCACTGGCCCCCCCACCAGCACCTACCCCAGAGCTGGCATCGGGCCCCTACCACCACTAACCCAGCGACAGCAATgccccccaaccaccaccaaCCCAGTGCCAACACCTAGCCTCCAACAAGCACCTATCCCAGAGCTGCCACCAACCCCCACCACCACTGTCTCCAGCGCTGGAACCG TGCCAGCACTGCCCACTACCACAAACATCACCAGCGCCAGCAAGGCCCCCACCATCAACGTCCCCAGTCCCAGCtcaccccccaccaccaccaccatccctGGCCCGGCACTGGCCCCCACCACCACTATCCCTAGTGCTGGGACTGCTCCCCACCACCATGTTCACCATCATCAGCCCCGGCACCgcacccccaacccaccccaccaTCCCCCCCATGGCACCGAAACCCCCACCACCACTATCCCCAGCGCTGGCACTGCTCCTCACTACCATGATCACATCATCAGCCCCAGCACTGCACCCCCACACCAccatccccaccccaccccaccacccccacctcccaccaccaccatccccccaccaccaccacccaccaccaCTCCCACTATCCTAGGCCCCTCCTGCCACtgccacccccaccaccaccatcccCCAGCTACCGCACCCCCACCACCAACATCCcagtccccccacccccaccatccATCCTTGTCCCCCTCACCACCACCACTCCCACTCCCACCACCACAAGCCCCGTCCCCCCGTCCCCCCTGCGCTGCACCCCCCACCACCACATCCCTGGCCCCCTGCCACCACACCCTCTCACCACCACCATCCCCAGCCCCAGCCTCCCCACCATCACcatcccaacccccctccccacccaaccCACTGCACCCCTACCACCACCAATCCCATCCCAGTCCCCCCGCCACTGCACCACCACCAACCACACCATCCCCCTGCCActgcaccaccaccaccaccttcccTCACCCCCCCCCACTGCCACCCCCACCACGGACCATCCCCAGCCCCCCCTGCTACCaacacccccaccaccaccatcccTGCCCTCGTGCCACCACACCCCCACCACCATCCTTGCCCCCCCGCCACCGCATCCGGATCCACACCACCACCATCTCTGGCCCCCTTGCCACCGCACCCCCACTGCCACCATCCCCGCTCACCACCACACCCCCACCACCATCCCCGGGCCCCCGGCGCCGGACCGCCCACCAGCACCACCATCCCCGGCACTCCGGCGCCGGGActgcccaccaccaccacccaccacccaccccaGCGCCAGGAcctcccaccaccaccaacaacccCAGCGCCAGTACCagccccccaccaccaccaacctcAGCACTCCACTGCCCAACCATCGCCCACCACCAACTGCAGCACCGGAACCTCCCCTCATCCACCATTTCACGGccccaccaccgccaccaccaaCCCAGCTCCATAaccagccccccacccaccaccaccaaTCCCTGCACTGGCACCGCCCCCCCACCTCTAACAACCCCAGTGCTAGcaccacccccaccaccacctaCCCGAGTGCCAGCACCAggcccccccaccaccaccaaccccagCACCAGCACCTACCCCAGAGCCGGCACCAGGCCCCCCACCACCACTAAACCAAGCGCCAGCAACGCCCTCCAACCACCACCAAACCCAGTGCGGTCACTG TCTGGCACCGCCACCACCAAACCCCCAGTGCTGGCGACACCCCCtgccccaccaccaccaccccaagCACCTTgccaccagcccccccccccaccaccaaccccTTGCTGGCACCTGGCCGGCCCCCAGCCACCACAACCCCAGTGCTGGCACCggcccccccaccaccaccacagaTCGCCGGCACTggccccccaccaccaccacaaccccGCACCAcgcaccagcccccccccccaccaccaacccAGTGCTGGCACCGGCCCCCCACCATCAACCCCCGCCGCcggcaccaccaccaccaacccagCACCACACCAGCCCCCCACCACCAAACCCAGTGCCGGCACagccccccaccaccaccacccagcACCAGcaccagccccccccccaccaacacccCATGTgctggcgcccccccccccaccaccaacccAGTGCTGGCACCGGTCCACCACCAACCCCAGTGCCGGCACGgcccccctccaccaccaccaccaaccccagCACCAGCACCAGCACCCCCCCCACCATCAACCCCAGCGCCGTCACCGCCTCCCACCACCACCATCCCAAATACAACACCCAACATCACCAACCCCAGCGCAAGCACGGCCCCCACCAGTCCCGGCTCAACCCCCTGCCACCACCATCCCCGGCCCCGGCACTGGCACACCACCACTAACCCCCAGCGCTGGGACTACTCCCCCACAACCATGA
- the LOC135218209 gene encoding putative leucine-rich repeat-containing protein DDB_G0290503, which translates to MEKKLNDLRGFEPMEKEKDEEIEQMEKQLTDCREVIEVLEKEIIDLLDEKESLKSKMEKKLNDLEEDLSNLQDLNMEKDEEIGQMEKQLLDCREVIDVLEKEIVDLLAEKESLKSKMEKKLNDLEEDLSNLQDLNMEKDEEIGQMEKQLLDCREVIDVLEKEIVNLLDEKESLKSKMEKKMNDLEEDLSNLQDLNMEKDEEIGQMEKQLLDCREVIDVLEKEIVYLLDEKESLKSKMEKKLNDLTEDLSNLQDLKMEKDEEIGQMEKQLLDCREVIDVFEKEIVNLLDEKESLKSKMEKKMNDLEEDLRKLQDMNKEKDEEIGQLEQQLTDCRETIKVLENEVIKSMEENQKWKTETEKLIRNIKELINVQEMKMEKEEGENDRRRRFHVPNCASPKS; encoded by the coding sequence atggaaaagaaattgaACGACCTACGAGGATTTGAACccatggaaaaggaaaaggacGAGGAGATTGAACAGATGGAAAAGCAATTAACTGACTGCAGAGAAGTAATTGAGGTTTTGGAAAAGGAGATCATCGACTTGCTTGATGAAAAGGAAAGTTTGAAAAGCAAAATGGAAAAGAAGCTGAACGACCTCGAAGAAGACTTGAGCAACCTACAGGATTTGAACATGGAAAAGGACGAGGAAATTGGACAGATGGAAAAGCAATTACTTGACTGCAGAGAAGTAATTGACGTTTTGGAAAAGGAGATCGTCGACTTGCTTGCTGAAAAGGAAAGTTTGAAAAGCAAAATGGAAAAGAAGCTGAATGACCTCGAAGAAGACTTGAGCAACCTACAAGATTTGAACATGGAAAAGGACGAGGAGATTGGACAGATGGAAAAGCAATTACTTGACTGCAGAGAAGTAATTGATGTTTTGGAAAAGGAGATCGTCAACTTGCTCGATGAAAAGGAAAGTTTGAAAagcaaaatggaaaagaagatgAATGACCTCGAAGAAGACTTGAGCAACCTACAAGATTTGAACATGGAAAAGGACGAGGAGATTGGACAGATGGAAAAGCAATTACTTGACTGCAGAGAAGTAATTGACGTTTTGGAAAAGGAGATCGTCTACTTGCTCGATGAAAAGGAAAGTTTGAAAAGCAAAATGGAAAAGAAGCTGAACGACCTCACAGAAGACTTGAGCAACCTACAAGatttgaaaatggaaaaggaCGAGGAGATTGGACAGATGGAAAAGCAATTACTCGACTGCAGAGAAGTAATTGACGTTTTTGAAAAGGAGATCGTCAACTTGCTCGATGAAAAGGAAAGTTTGAAAagcaaaatggaaaagaagatgAACGACCTCGAAGAAGACCTGAGAAAACTGCAGGATATGAACAAGGAAAAGGACGAGGAGATTGGACAGTTGGAACAGCAAttaactgactgtagagagacaATTAAAGTTCTGGAAAATGAGGTCATCAAGTCGATGGAggaaaatcagaagtggaaaacAGAAACGGAAAAGTTGATAAGGAACATAAAAGAGTTGATCAACGTgcaggaaatgaaaatggaaaaggaagagGGGGAAAATGACAGAAGACGACGCTTTCATGTGCCCAATTGTGCATCGCCCAAGTCCTAA
- the LOC135218210 gene encoding basic proline-rich protein-like produces the protein MITHLPPPGHHTLTTTIPPPAPNPHHHYPSAGTAPIRPRSPIFIPGTAPPPPPSPPLPPRAPHHHHLSPTALQPPPPYPPSPAPSATAPPPSPTTVPPTTTTSWSPPPSTPPPPTAIPAPPPCHRTPPPPPIPRAPCHSTPLTTIHGPLATTPSPPPSRAPPHPPHPPPPPSQPPTQPNPTASLPPPFQSPRHCTPPTPSPPATAPPPPPPPSLAPPCHYTPPPPFPHHLTHHHLSLPLPPPPPSPVPPCTTPYHPHGPPPPHPHHHHPLPSRHHTPPPPSPAPTNTPHHNHPWPPRHDTTTTIPSPPAPDPHQHHPSLVPRRPGPPTTTPTPSPKRRDRSHHPPQRRDFPPPPPPPPPPTPAPQPLTTTIPPPPPTPAPDRPLPPSPPPPPLPTPGPPTTHHPTTTTTLPPVPGPPTHHHTTTPPLAPVVRHPHHHHHHHPPQRRIATHHHHHTHPSAGSPPLTSHHHHHHPLPRAYHHHTSAGTANHHHHHHPLPNPLPGPPTTTTNPSTGTAHHHHHQPQRRDCPPSTSAPRPPNHTQTQHLSPTSPPPPPIPRRDPPSPPPPHPPQRRIATHTTTTTTTLPKRPGTALHYHHHHDPLPAPGPPATTTTTTNPTAGTGHHHHQPQRWDPPTTTTTNPSAVTAHHQPQRRDRPPPNPAPWPPTTTTNSSAGTAHYHHQPQRRDRPPSPSTPPSTSGTARPPPPPPTPPAPPAHHHQPTPAAVTSHHHHPAPARQGRPPPPPTPAPGPPTTTTNPSAGTAPPPPPTPCSGTPPFHHHQPPRLDPSPPPPPTPGSRDRPPTTTNPSSRTGGGGPLTTTTNPSAGSPAPNHHHQPQDSRRDRASTTNHQPPARTAHHQPKRLDRPPLRQPPTPVPPTTTTNPRPGIACLSPLLPTTKPSFFLITRLFFFFDCLTFSFLFLYFTSQALFWLHVFIVLAGQSCFHPPLLDSNDGASHLPLQLQLS, from the exons ATGATCACCCATCTTCCACCCCCCGGCCACCACACCCTGACCACCACCATCCCCCCCCCTGCACCAAACCCCCACCACCACTATCCCAGCGCTGGCACTGCTCCCATCCGCCCCAGGTCACCCATCTTCATCCCGGGCACagcacccccaccaccaccatcccCGCCCCTTCCCCCGCGggcaccacaccaccaccacctatCCCCCACGGCACTGCAACCCCCACCACCATACCCCCCATCCCCAGCCCCCTCAGCCACTGCACccccaccatcccccaccaccgtgccccccaccaccaccacctcctggTCCCCCCCGCCAtccacacccccgccccccaccgccATCCCAGCCCCTCCACCCTGCCACCGCACCCCACCGCCACCACCCATCCCCAG GGCCCCCTGCCACAGCACCCCCCTAACCACCATCCATGGACCCCTGGCCACCACACCCTCACCACCACCATCCAGggcacccccccacccaccgCACCCCCCGCCACCACCATCCCAGCCCCCCACCCAACCCAACCCCACTGCATCCCTACCACCACCATTTCAGTCCCCTCGCCACTGCACCCCACCAACACCATCACCCCCCGCCAccgcacccccacccccaccccccccatcccTGGCCCCCCCCTGCCACTACACCCCACCACCACCATTCCCCCACCATCTCACACACCACCACCTTTCCTTGCCccttcccccaccaccaccatcccCAGTCCCCCCCTGCACCACACCCTACCATCCCCACGGCCCCCCACCACCGCACCCTCACCACCACCATCCCCTGCCCTCCCGCCACCAcaccccaccaccaccatccCCTGCCCCCACCAACACACCCCACCACAACCATCCCTGGCCCCCTCGCCacgacaccaccaccaccatccccaGCCCCCCAGCACCGGACCCCCACCAGCACCATCCCTCCCTGGTCCCCCGCCGTCCAGGACCACCCACCACCACACCAACCCCATCCCCCAAGCGCCGTGACCGCTCACACCACCCACCCCAGCGCCGCGActtcccaccaccaccaccaccaccaccaccacccaccccAGCGCCGCAACCACTCACCACCACAATACCACCTCCACCACCCACCCCAGCGCCCGACCGCCCActaccaccatcaccaccaccaccaccactcccCACGCCGGGACCGCCCACTACAcaccaccccaccaccaccaccaccttacCACCAGTGCCGGGACCGCCCACCCACCACCACACCACCACCCCACCCCTAGCCCCAGTTGTCCGCCAccctcaccaccaccaccaccaccacccaccccAGCGCCGGATCGCcactcaccaccaccaccacacccaCCCCAGCGCCGGATCGCCCCCACTCAccagccaccaccaccaccaccacccccttccCCGGGCCTACCACCACCACACCAGCGCTGGGACcgccaaccaccaccaccaccaccaccccctaccAAACCCCCTTCCGGGAccgcccaccaccaccaccaaccccagCACCGGGAccgcccaccaccaccaccaccaaccccagCGCCGTGACTGCCCACCATCAACCTCAGCGCCGAGACCGCCCAACCACACCCAAACCCAGCACCTTTCGCCCacctcaccaccaccaccccccatcCCGCGCCGGGATCCGccctcaccaccaccaccccacccaccccagcGCCGGATCGCCactcacaccaccaccaccacaaccacccTCCCCAAGCGCCCTGGGACCGCCCTCCATTACCACCACCACCATGACCCACTCCCTGCGCCGGGACCgcccgccaccaccaccaccaccaccaaccccacTGCCGGGACcggccaccaccaccaccaaccccagCGCTGGGACccgcccaccaccaccaccaccaaccccagCGCCGTGACTGCCCACCATCAACCTCAGCGCCGAGACCGCCCACCACCAAACCCAGCACCTTGGccgcccaccaccaccaccaactccAGCGCCGGGACCGCCCACTACCACCACCAACCCCAGCGCCGGGACCGCCCACCATCACCATCAACCCCA CCCAGCACCTCCGGGACCGCccgcccaccaccaccaccaccaacccctCCAGCGCCGCCtgcccaccaccaccaaccaacCCCAGCGGCCGTGAccagccaccaccaccaccccgcGCCAGCCCGCCAGGGacgcccaccaccaccaccaaccccagCGCCGGGAccgcccaccaccaccaccaaccccagCGCCGGGACcgctccaccaccaccaccaaccccaTGCTCCGGGACCCCGCCCTTCCACCACCACCAACCTCCGCGCCTGGACCCcagcccaccaccaccaccaaccccagGCTCCAGGGACCGCCCTCCAACCACCACCAACCCCAGCTCCCGgaccgggggggggggacccctcaccaccaccaccaaccccagCGCCGGATCTCCTGctcccaaccaccaccaccaaccccaaGACAGCCGCCGGGACCGGGCCTCCACCACCAACCACCAACCCCCAGCCCGGACCGCCCACCACCAACCCAAGCGCCTGGACCGCCCACCACTAAGACAACCACCAACCCCTGTAccgcccaccaccaccaccaaccccagGCCTGGCATCGCCTGTCTCTCCCCACTCCTTCCCACCACCAAACCAAGCTTCTTCCTCATCACgcgtttattcttcttcttcgactGTCTTAcgttctccttcctcttcttgtaTTTTACGTCCCAAGCTTTGTTCTGGCTCCACGTCTTCATTGTTCTTGCTGGCCAGTCTTGCTTCCATCCTCCTCTGCTTGATTCAAATGATGGTGCATCGCACTTGCCCCTTCAGTTGCAGCTGTCGTAA